A window of the Buteo buteo chromosome 8, bButBut1.hap1.1, whole genome shotgun sequence genome harbors these coding sequences:
- the PIANP gene encoding PILR alpha-associated neural protein, whose amino-acid sequence MEPGACRMPPLLSRIHSLQLWHLLLLVSAVPPPGAWSLRSRGPAAARPLCARRSPSAPRPICIWDRTSVPERDSRFAPPRQRAPAPRGGELRHVVRLRRQAAGARPATPSGFEDGMPSSQYPWAIVWGPTVSDEDGGDANSANPGFPPLGYTFVSPHGMATAQPNSHSLLHNAGLNLRETPATLRPFLFGPRGEGVDPQLYVTITISIIIVLVATGIIFKFCWDRNQKRRRHSGQQSGGRQQESQQPLADLSPTTVSILGPYSDSLAPTPEAEESRQGQEGMEKLGGHGKSTAFQLNRIPLVNL is encoded by the exons ATGGAGCCCGGTGCCTG CAGGATGCCTCCGCTCCTCTCCCGCATCCACTCCCTGCAGCTGtggcatctcctcctcctggtCTCGGCCGTCCCTCCTCCTGGCGCCTGGTCTCTTCGCTCTCGGGGTCCGGCGGCCGCTCGTCCTCTTTGCGCCCGTCGGAGCCCCTCGGCCCCGCGACCCATTTGCATCTGGGACAGGACCTCGGTGCCGGAGAGGGATTCTCGCTTCGCCCCGCCGCGCCAGCGGGCCCCGGCGCCCCGGGGGGGAGAGCTGCGGCACGTCGTGCGGCTGAGGCGCCAGGCGGCGGGGGCCCGTCCCGCCACCCCCTCCGGGTTTGAGGACGGCATGCCCTCCTCCCAGTACCCCTGGGCCATCGTGTGGGGCCCCACGGTGTCGGATGAGGACGGAGGGGACGCCAACTCGGCCAACCCGGGCTTCCCGCCGCTGGGTTACACCTTCGTCTCGCCCCACGGGATGGCGACGGCGCAGCCCAACTCCCACTCGCTCCTGCACAACGCGGGGCTCAACCTGCGCGAGACCCCCGCCACCCTGCGGCCCTTCTTGTTTGGGCCCCGGGGGGAAG GTGTGGACCCCCAGCTGTACGTCACCATCACCATCTCCATCATCATCGTCCTGGTCGCCACCGGCATCATCTTCAAGTTCTG CTGGGACCGCAACCAGAAACGCCGGCGTCACTCGGGGCAGCAGAGCGgcgggaggcagcaggagagccAGCAGCCCCTCGCGGACCTCTCCCCCACCACCGTCAGCATTTTGGGGCCCTACAGCGACTCCCTGGCCCCCACGCCCGAGGCGGAGGAGTCCAGGCAGGGCCAGGAGGGCATGGAGAAACTGGGGGGCCACGGGAAGAGCACGGCCTTCCAACTCAACCG aatCCCACTGGTGAACCTGTGA
- the COPS7A gene encoding COP9 signalosome complex subunit 7a: MAAEGKVTGQSQEQFLLLAKAARGAALASLIHQVLEAPGIYVFGELLDMPAVRELADGEFSPVFRLLTIFAYGTYADYLAEAANLPPLTEAQKNKLRHLSVVTLAAKIKCIPYSVLLEQLQLKNVRQLEDLVIEAVYADVLRGSLDQRNQRLEVDYSIGRDIRREELSTITRTLQEWCQGCEVVLSGIEEQVSRANQHKEQQLALKQQIESEVANLKKTIKVTTAAAAAATSQDPEQHLTELREPAPGTNQRQASKKTSKAKGLRGSAKIWSKSN; encoded by the exons ATGGCGGCCGAGGGGAAGGTGAcggggcagagccaggagcagttcctgctgctggccaaggcgGCCCGCGGCGCCGCCCTCGCCAGCCTCATCCACCAAGTGCTGGAGGCCCCGGGCATCTACGTTTTCGGGGAGCTGCTGGACATGCCCGCCGTCCGGGAG CTGGCCGACGGCGAGTTTTCCCCCGTCTTTCGGCTCCTGACCATCTTCGCCTACGGTACCTACGCGGACTACTTGG CTGAAGCAGCAAACCTCCCTCCCTTGACAGAGGCTCAGAAGAACAAGCTGAGGCACCTGTCAGTTGTCACTCTGGCTGCCAAGATCAAG TGCATCCCCTActcagtgctgctggagcagtTACAGCTGAAGAACGTCCGGCAACTAGAGGACCTCGTGATTGAGGCCGTGTATGCAGATGTGCTGCGAGGGAGCTTGGATCAGCGGAACCAGCGCCTGGAGGTGGATTACAGCATTGGGAGGGACATCCGGAGGGAGGAGCTAAGCACCATCACCCGCACATTGCAGGAGTG GTGCCAGGGCTGCGAGGTTGTCTTGTCGGGCATTGAAGAACAGGTTAGCCGAGCCAACCAACataaagagcagcagctggcactTAAGCAGCAGATAGAGAGCGAG GTGGCAAACCTGAAGAAGACCATTAAAGTGACAACAGCAGCCGCTGCAGCAGCCACATCCCAAGACCCGGAACAGCACCTAACAGAGCTCAGGGAGCCGGCCCCTGGCACCAACCAGCGCCAGGCGAGCAAGAAAACTTCCAAAGCCAAAGG GCTCCGGGGCAGTGCGAAGATTTGGTCTAAATCAAACTAG